Within Candidatus Aegiribacteria sp., the genomic segment AGATATAAATACTGGGAGCAAACCCACGCTGTCAATAGCGTAAATTATTGCAGGACAATATAGAATGAAGTTCTTGCATGCAACTGATGCAATGCAGTAAACTACTGTCTGACCTTCATACGGAACCCCGGCTGCACAGGAAACTTATCCGGCATCAGGATATAATTCCACTCGTGAACTACGAGCACTTAAGATGCTTGGGCTGTATTTACTATATCAAGCGTACATTCGCCGGTAATGATATTGACCAGGATGCATTTAGGGTGGTATCATCAATCATCTCACCAACCGATAGGAAGGTCTTGAATGAAATTCGTAATTGAATGTGTTACGATTTTCTTGATGATTATTCTTCCGGCTAAGGAGCTTCTTGCACAGTCACCGCAACGTCAGAATCAGATATGGTTCACTCCGAATGTTGGCAGCGTGGATATGTTAGATCTGTTCAACAATCCGGAACAATGGGACTCCGCCAGATCGAAGATTGATGTGTTCAAGTTCTATACAGGGCAGGTTGGTTCCGGAGGATGGAGCGGCATCGGAAATCCAGGCTACAACATCGGTGAGAACTATCTCGAAAACCTGGTGAATGTCCAGGCATTCTACAATCTTGGGCAGTGGGATATTGAAATCGCCATAGAATCTTTCTTTGCCGGCCCTGTCATGTCCTATGACCCACTGATATGCTCATCGAGTGAATATGTCTTTAACCTTTCGCTGGATGGGTCAATAAATGTTATACAGAATGTTCAATCAAATGGCGGAGTTGTCCGTTACCTGGCAATGGATGAACCCATTAGACAATGGTACCCTGAATTCTTCTATATCTATACAGGCCAAACAGACCCAAGGCCCTGTCTTGTTGATTCACTTGGCGAACTGGCAGATTACGTAGCCGCATACATTTTACAGATGAAAGTATGGTTTCCATCAATTACAATCGGACAAATCGGGCTCTACCCGGAAGTGGGAGTTGCTCAGTTCAAGGAGTGGATCATCGCCCTGGAGGCAAGAGGCGTTTCACTTCCGTTTCTGCATATAGATGTTCATGGCCCCCGAATTGATCAGTACATCTCATTGGGAATAAACATCGATGTCGTATCCGATCTGCTGGAATTGAAATCATTTCTTGAAGCTCATAATGTAGAATTCGGTATCATCTTTACCGATATTTACTGGGACAGCCAGATATGGGAAGTCGATGAATACGTCGATAGCACTTATTACGAGCGGACGATGGAATGGGTCAACTTTGTCAATAATGAAAATATAGAATCTGATCATTCTATTTTCCAAAGCTGGATATTCCCTGTATACACAACTGGATTAGGACCCAACGAGATACCGATCAATCTACCTGAGGATGACAATCTCTCCATTTACAGTCACACACGACTAATCAACGAAGCTGTGGGCATCCTCGTGGGTATTGATACAGAACCTTCAAGCGACCTGAATGTGAATGGTGTTCTCCTTCAGAGTCATCCGAATCCATTCAATCCCACAGCCACAATCACTTATGAAGTGCCGAGATCGTCTGAGGTGTCCCTGAAGGTTTACGATACGCTCGGAAGGGAGATTCGGACCGTGGTGAGCGGTTTCCAGGAACCGGGTACATATTCCGTGGTCTTTGAGGCAAGAGACCTTCCAAGTGGTGTCTATTTCTGCGAATTGCATGTTGGGGAGACCCTTTTGGTTACTAGGAAAATGCTGATCGTGAAGTAAGCAGGATGTAAAGTGTTGCTGTTCTTGTTCCTATGATAGAGAACTTCCAATATCGGGTCTGATATTCCTGCAATAATGGCAGGACTGAATACTCTCATTCGACTGACACAGGGAATTGAAGTATCATCCGTTAGGGTAATGGTGATAAGATAGATGATAGTGGAGGTTACATGAGCGCCTGGAGATATATCCCCGGCAGATGGTGGATATTCGCTATACCTCTGATCGTTTTCCTCGTTGTCGGTACTGCTATCCTAGTAGCTTACGGAAACGGGCTCAGAACACCCGATACATGGTTCCCGATGGACGAGATACTTTTTCTGGGTATCTTTTTCATCGTTTTTCCACCACTGTTCACTTTCTTTCTGGTGTTCAACATGAAGAAAGGCAACAGGAGGGAGGCGGAACTCCTGAGAGATGGCATCAAATTGGAAGCTGTCCTTCTATCGATGACAGAAACCGGTACAACGGTGAACAACGCGCCGGAAATAGAGATGGAACTTTCCCTCGAACTCCCTGATGGTTTCGCCATGAAGGT encodes:
- a CDS encoding T9SS type A sorting domain-containing protein — encoded protein: MKFVIECVTIFLMIILPAKELLAQSPQRQNQIWFTPNVGSVDMLDLFNNPEQWDSARSKIDVFKFYTGQVGSGGWSGIGNPGYNIGENYLENLVNVQAFYNLGQWDIEIAIESFFAGPVMSYDPLICSSSEYVFNLSLDGSINVIQNVQSNGGVVRYLAMDEPIRQWYPEFFYIYTGQTDPRPCLVDSLGELADYVAAYILQMKVWFPSITIGQIGLYPEVGVAQFKEWIIALEARGVSLPFLHIDVHGPRIDQYISLGINIDVVSDLLELKSFLEAHNVEFGIIFTDIYWDSQIWEVDEYVDSTYYERTMEWVNFVNNENIESDHSIFQSWIFPVYTTGLGPNEIPINLPEDDNLSIYSHTRLINEAVGILVGIDTEPSSDLNVNGVLLQSHPNPFNPTATITYEVPRSSEVSLKVYDTLGREIRTVVSGFQEPGTYSVVFEARDLPSGVYFCELHVGETLLVTRKMLIVK